The following are encoded together in the Candidatus Methylomirabilis tolerans genome:
- the lpxD gene encoding UDP-3-O-(3-hydroxymyristoyl)glucosamine N-acyltransferase, which yields MQLKELAEKLQCRLVGNGEIEVHRLAPLCEASEGDLTVVVNARDLPKLEASRASAVIVGEGSPPWSKPALLANDPHLVFVHALRLFSTPDHPMPGAHPSSIVQEDAQLAEDVAIGPLSVVEAGVTIGPRSIVGAQVYIGKGCRIGADCRFYPQVMIRDGVEIGDRVIIHSGAVIGSDGFGYLKDRQGARIKVPQIGRVILEDDVEIGANVTIDRATMGATRIKRGTKIDNLVQIAHNVVVGADTVIAAMSGISGSVEIGDRVTLAGQVGIADHVKIGDDVTVGAQAGVTKSLPPGGAFLGFPAVPHLEFKRSVAAINRIPQLLMAIKRIEARLASLEGTMRKRQEEAQTSQSASEGGPK from the coding sequence ATGCAATTGAAGGAGCTGGCTGAAAAACTACAGTGCCGGCTGGTAGGTAACGGTGAGATCGAGGTCCACCGTCTCGCCCCACTGTGTGAGGCGAGTGAGGGAGATTTGACCGTTGTCGTGAATGCTCGCGACCTTCCGAAGCTGGAGGCGAGCAGGGCCTCTGCCGTGATTGTCGGTGAGGGAAGCCCGCCATGGTCGAAACCGGCGCTGCTGGCGAACGATCCACATCTGGTTTTTGTCCATGCCCTCCGTCTCTTCTCTACTCCGGACCACCCAATGCCTGGTGCCCATCCTTCCAGTATTGTGCAAGAGGACGCACAACTGGCAGAGGATGTTGCGATCGGACCGCTCTCGGTTGTCGAGGCGGGTGTGACGATCGGCCCGAGAAGCATCGTGGGCGCCCAGGTGTATATCGGCAAGGGCTGTCGCATTGGTGCTGACTGCCGGTTCTACCCGCAGGTGATGATCCGAGACGGAGTCGAGATCGGCGATCGGGTGATTATCCACAGCGGGGCTGTGATTGGAAGCGATGGCTTCGGGTATCTGAAGGACAGACAGGGGGCCCGTATCAAGGTTCCGCAGATAGGGCGGGTGATTCTCGAGGATGATGTAGAGATCGGCGCCAACGTTACGATCGACCGAGCGACGATGGGGGCGACGCGAATCAAGCGTGGGACCAAAATTGACAATCTGGTTCAGATCGCACATAACGTTGTTGTAGGAGCGGATACGGTCATTGCAGCCATGAGCGGCATCTCCGGCAGCGTGGAGATCGGAGACCGGGTGACGCTGGCCGGCCAGGTCGGGATCGCCGATCATGTCAAGATCGGCGACGATGTGACCGTTGGAGCGCAGGCCGGAGTCACCAAGAGCCTCCCGCCTGGAGGCGCCTTCCTCGGTTTTCCCGCTGTGCCGCATCTCGAATTCAAGCGAAGCGTCGCCGCGATAAATCGGATCCCTCAACTCCTGATGGCCATCA
- a CDS encoding ATP-dependent Clp protease ATP-binding subunit: protein MFERFTERARKVIILAREEAIRLGHNFVGTEHLLLGLIREGDGLAVAILKKLNVNISAVKGEIEKIVSVGSEFSPAGEIPFTPQAKKVLEYAISEARSLGHNYIGTEHLLLGLIREGEGIASLVLRDFGVSVASAKAQAQELLGEQASKPTASTRTPALDEFGVDLTAMARQDRLDPVIGRETEIERVIQILSRRTKNNPVLIGEAGVGKTAIVEGLAQRIVASNVPETLLRKRVVQLDLAGMVAGTKYRGQFEERLKAVVKEIQQTQNIILFIDELHTLVGAGAAEGAIDASSMLKPALARGELQCIGATTLDEYRRHIEKDRALERRFQAVQVGPPSVEETIRILREIKDRYEAHHCAIITDEAVTAAARLSQRYIADRFLPDKAIDVIDEAGSRARLKTLMLPQDLRELENEVERLRAQKEDAIRTQAFEVAARLRDSERKLRAELEEKKARWKESRAKEKTVVTAEEVAYIVSKWTGIPLYQIEEEESAKLIRMEQDLAKRVVGQTEAIESVSRAIRRSRAGIKNPSRPVGSFIFLGPTGVGKTELAKALAEFLFGTEDALIRVDMSEYMERFSTSRLIGAPPGYIGYDDSGQLTEKVRRRPFSVILLDEIEKAHPEVFNLLLQIFEDGRLTDSYGRIVDFKNTILIMTSNIGARQIGLHATMGFAKGGDETVTYDKMKETVLGELKRVFNPELLNRLDEVIVFHQLNKNDLCKIVDLMLARLQLQLAERKISLTVDESVKTFLINRGFDQTLGARPLRRAIQRYVEDRLAEEVLKGRFAGGGVLRVKLEEDTLVFDEVSLLEAPK from the coding sequence ATGTTCGAACGATTTACCGAGCGAGCCCGCAAGGTCATTATCCTGGCCCGGGAGGAGGCGATCCGCCTCGGACACAACTTCGTCGGCACTGAGCACCTGCTGCTCGGGCTGATCCGCGAGGGCGACGGACTTGCGGTCGCGATCCTGAAGAAGCTGAACGTCAATATTTCCGCAGTGAAGGGTGAGATCGAGAAAATTGTCTCGGTCGGTTCCGAGTTCAGCCCTGCCGGAGAGATCCCCTTTACCCCGCAGGCGAAGAAGGTCCTGGAATATGCCATCTCTGAGGCCAGATCGCTCGGACACAACTATATCGGGACCGAGCACCTGCTGCTGGGGCTGATCCGCGAGGGCGAAGGGATCGCCTCCCTGGTTTTGAGGGACTTCGGCGTCAGCGTGGCCTCAGCGAAGGCACAGGCCCAGGAGTTGCTGGGTGAGCAGGCCTCCAAGCCCACAGCCTCGACCAGGACGCCTGCGCTGGATGAGTTCGGTGTAGACCTGACCGCTATGGCGCGTCAAGACCGGCTGGATCCCGTCATCGGCCGGGAGACCGAGATCGAGCGGGTCATCCAGATTCTCTCGCGCCGGACGAAGAACAACCCGGTCCTTATCGGGGAGGCCGGCGTCGGGAAGACCGCCATCGTGGAGGGGCTGGCCCAACGGATCGTGGCCAGCAACGTGCCAGAGACCCTGCTTCGGAAGCGGGTGGTCCAGCTTGACCTCGCCGGCATGGTGGCCGGGACCAAGTATCGCGGTCAGTTCGAGGAGCGGCTGAAGGCCGTCGTCAAGGAGATTCAGCAGACGCAGAATATTATCCTGTTCATCGATGAGTTACACACGTTGGTGGGCGCCGGGGCCGCGGAGGGCGCGATCGACGCATCCAGCATGTTGAAGCCGGCGCTTGCGCGCGGGGAGTTGCAGTGCATCGGTGCGACCACCCTCGACGAGTATCGCCGCCACATCGAGAAGGACCGGGCGTTGGAACGACGGTTTCAAGCGGTACAAGTCGGGCCGCCGAGCGTGGAGGAGACGATCCGGATCCTCAGGGAGATTAAGGATCGCTATGAGGCGCATCACTGCGCAATCATTACCGATGAGGCCGTCACGGCTGCTGCGCGTTTGTCTCAGCGCTACATCGCCGACCGCTTTCTGCCTGATAAGGCCATTGATGTCATCGATGAGGCCGGCTCGCGGGCGCGACTGAAAACCCTGATGTTGCCACAGGATCTCCGCGAGCTGGAGAACGAAGTCGAACGCCTTCGGGCCCAGAAGGAAGACGCTATCCGGACGCAGGCCTTTGAGGTTGCGGCCAGGCTCCGAGACTCGGAGCGCAAGCTCAGGGCCGAGTTGGAAGAAAAAAAGGCTCGCTGGAAGGAGTCCAGGGCGAAGGAGAAGACCGTCGTGACGGCCGAGGAGGTCGCCTACATCGTCTCCAAGTGGACCGGTATTCCGCTGTATCAGATTGAGGAAGAGGAATCGGCCAAGCTGATCCGGATGGAGCAGGATCTGGCCAAACGGGTCGTGGGACAGACCGAGGCGATCGAGAGCGTAAGCCGAGCGATTCGCCGTTCGCGAGCCGGGATCAAGAACCCAAGTCGTCCCGTCGGATCGTTCATCTTCCTTGGGCCGACCGGCGTGGGGAAGACCGAGTTGGCGAAGGCGCTGGCGGAATTCCTGTTCGGAACGGAGGATGCACTGATCCGCGTCGATATGTCGGAGTACATGGAGCGTTTCTCTACCTCCCGCCTTATCGGCGCCCCTCCGGGATATATCGGGTACGACGATTCTGGACAACTTACTGAAAAGGTGCGGCGCCGGCCGTTCTCCGTCATCCTCCTCGATGAAATAGAAAAAGCCCACCCTGAGGTGTTTAATCTGCTCCTCCAGATCTTTGAGGATGGTCGCCTCACCGACAGCTATGGCCGCATTGTCGACTTCAAGAATACGATACTGATCATGACGAGCAACATCGGCGCCCGTCAGATCGGTCTCCACGCCACAATGGGCTTCGCCAAGGGCGGCGACGAGACGGTGACGTACGACAAGATGAAGGAGACCGTCCTGGGTGAGTTGAAGCGGGTCTTCAATCCGGAATTACTTAACCGGCTCGATGAGGTGATTGTCTTCCACCAGTTGAACAAGAATGATCTCTGTAAGATTGTAGATCTGATGCTCGCCCGCCTCCAGCTTCAGCTTGCGGAGCGCAAGATCTCACTGACGGTCGATGAGAGCGTAAAAACGTTTTTGATTAATCGGGGTTTTGATCAGACCCTCGGCGCCAGGCCGCTGCGCCGTGCCATCCAGCGCTATGTAGAGGACCGCCTGGCCGAAGAGGTGTTAAAAGGACGATTTGCAGGAGGGGGCGTCCTTAGGGTGAAACTGGAGGAAGATACCTTAGTATTCGATGAGGTCAGCCTCCTCGAAGCCCCTAAATAG
- a CDS encoding OmpH family outer membrane protein, with product MARVMYGWRWRVFWGIVAVVVLRTSVSWAAEPPSKLGFVDLQAVISQSKEGQEAMNAVKAEAAEKQKEIGAKEAEIKQMDTDLQKQASALSDAAKKDREEEIRRRLRDLKRITEDFNRDLAKREGEMVNDLLRDITVVIRDYGKEKGFTLIIEKGQSGVIYGHDAADLTKEILDRYNARRSKKK from the coding sequence ATGGCGCGTGTCATGTACGGTTGGCGATGGCGAGTGTTCTGGGGTATTGTGGCGGTAGTGGTATTGAGAACCTCCGTCAGTTGGGCTGCGGAACCTCCGTCAAAACTCGGGTTCGTCGACCTTCAGGCAGTGATCTCACAGTCGAAAGAGGGGCAGGAAGCGATGAATGCGGTGAAGGCGGAGGCGGCCGAGAAACAGAAGGAGATCGGCGCGAAAGAGGCCGAGATCAAGCAGATGGACACAGATCTCCAGAAACAGGCATCCGCCCTGAGTGATGCGGCAAAGAAGGACCGGGAAGAAGAGATCCGACGCAGACTTCGCGATCTGAAACGGATCACCGAAGATTTCAATCGTGATCTGGCCAAACGGGAAGGCGAGATGGTGAACGATCTGCTCAGAGATATTACGGTTGTGATCCGGGACTATGGCAAAGAGAAAGGATTTACCCTCATTATCGAGAAGGGGCAGAGCGGTGTGATCTATGGCCACGATGCGGCGGACCTCACCAAAGAGATCCTTGATCGCTACAACGCCCGCCGAAGCAAGAAGAAGTAA
- the bamA gene encoding outer membrane protein assembly factor BamA yields MHSFADSVKVLATRSLSIFLFLFLALAFSKAYGQEQAPVKQLDIKGSRKIDEATIRFKLKTRVGEPFSLEKIREDVKTVYRLGFYDDVAVDAEVFEGGLKITFILTEKPTIREVKIRGNKQITTEKLKEKLTLAEGGVFNLQTVSANVERLRLLYEEEGYYQAKILQQVDKTPEGDISVAFEIKEGEKFEISTIRILGAKGLDEQEIKVRMATKELFLFFFFGTLKRDELQRDLDRIKAFYLDNGYLDIKVGEPEIRVIEAKQKLDISVRVEEGPRYRVGELRVTGNTVFSTEEVLKPLQIAKQGVFSREVLQRDLLTLTDRYSERGYLFVDVAPIINTDRENHIVDVGMEISEGKQAFLERIEISGNTKTRDKVVRREIPLNEGDLYNSRLLARGRQNLTNLGYFEDVKVETRRGTAEDRVDIDVLVKEKPTGSFSIGGGFSSIDGILGSGSISQNNFLGLGQRVSLTAQLGARASRFVLNFFDPYVLDTGTSFDFSIFNQRMLFDEQTGFNQDSKGGSITLGRRLHKQLFGSIGYRYEVNKFFDIEEDAPEEIKDQEGTTTIGRVSFGLTLDLRDNPRDPSKGFSGAATYQIAGAFLGGEKKFNRFSLDLGYYQPLIWKLIGHIRGNLIVVEPFGGESLPPSERIYLGGTNTVRGFKTFHLSPIDPETGERVGGNKAIYFNNEVVFPIYEPLGVKGLLFFDAGNVWKEGESLSLDLRPTAGGGVRVATPFGLVRVEWGLNLDKQPGESSSAVHLTVGSLF; encoded by the coding sequence GTGCACTCCTTCGCGGATAGCGTCAAGGTTCTCGCCACGAGGTCCCTCTCCATCTTTCTCTTCCTGTTTTTAGCGTTGGCTTTCAGCAAGGCGTACGGCCAGGAACAGGCACCGGTCAAACAGCTCGACATCAAGGGAAGCCGAAAGATCGACGAGGCGACGATCCGGTTTAAACTGAAAACCAGGGTCGGCGAGCCGTTCTCTCTGGAAAAAATCAGGGAGGACGTCAAGACGGTCTACCGTTTGGGCTTTTACGACGATGTGGCTGTGGACGCTGAAGTCTTTGAAGGGGGCCTGAAGATCACCTTTATCCTCACCGAAAAGCCGACTATCCGGGAAGTGAAGATTCGAGGCAATAAGCAGATTACTACCGAGAAGCTTAAAGAGAAACTCACCCTGGCTGAGGGTGGAGTATTCAATCTACAGACCGTTTCGGCGAATGTGGAAAGGCTTCGGTTGCTTTATGAAGAAGAGGGGTATTACCAGGCAAAGATCCTCCAGCAGGTAGATAAGACCCCGGAGGGAGATATCTCAGTCGCCTTCGAGATTAAAGAAGGGGAAAAGTTTGAGATTTCCACTATTCGGATCCTTGGGGCCAAAGGATTAGACGAACAGGAGATCAAGGTGCGTATGGCCACCAAGGAACTGTTCCTGTTCTTCTTTTTTGGGACGCTGAAACGGGATGAGTTGCAGCGCGATCTTGATCGGATCAAGGCGTTCTATTTGGATAACGGCTATCTCGACATTAAAGTGGGGGAGCCGGAGATCCGGGTGATCGAGGCAAAGCAGAAGCTCGATATCAGTGTTCGCGTGGAAGAGGGCCCCCGATACCGCGTCGGAGAGCTGCGGGTAACGGGTAATACCGTCTTTTCCACAGAGGAGGTGTTGAAGCCGCTTCAGATCGCCAAACAAGGTGTCTTTAGTCGGGAGGTGCTTCAGCGGGACCTGCTGACCCTCACTGATCGGTATTCGGAGCGTGGCTATCTCTTCGTGGATGTCGCCCCGATTATTAATACCGATCGAGAGAACCATATCGTGGATGTGGGTATGGAGATCAGTGAAGGGAAGCAGGCCTTTCTGGAGCGTATTGAGATCTCAGGCAACACAAAAACCAGAGATAAAGTGGTCCGGCGGGAGATCCCTTTGAATGAGGGCGACCTGTACAATAGCCGTCTACTGGCGCGCGGTCGCCAGAATCTGACTAACCTTGGTTACTTCGAGGATGTGAAGGTCGAGACCCGTCGGGGCACGGCCGAGGATCGGGTGGATATCGATGTGCTGGTCAAAGAGAAACCGACCGGCTCCTTCAGTATCGGGGGCGGTTTCAGCTCGATTGACGGTATCTTGGGTTCGGGTTCTATCTCCCAGAATAACTTTCTGGGACTGGGACAGCGAGTGTCGCTTACAGCCCAGTTGGGCGCCAGGGCAAGCCGGTTTGTCCTGAATTTCTTTGATCCTTACGTTCTGGATACCGGGACCTCGTTTGACTTCTCGATTTTTAATCAACGCATGCTCTTCGATGAACAGACCGGCTTTAATCAGGACAGCAAGGGCGGTTCGATTACCCTTGGTCGACGGCTTCACAAGCAGTTGTTCGGTTCTATCGGGTATCGGTATGAGGTGAATAAGTTCTTTGATATCGAAGAGGATGCGCCGGAAGAGATCAAAGACCAGGAAGGGACGACGACCATCGGCAGAGTCTCGTTCGGTCTTACGCTGGACCTGAGGGACAACCCCCGTGATCCATCCAAAGGCTTCAGTGGGGCTGCCACGTATCAGATTGCCGGGGCCTTTCTGGGTGGAGAGAAAAAGTTCAATCGCTTCAGCCTCGATCTGGGCTACTACCAGCCGCTGATCTGGAAGCTGATCGGTCATATCCGAGGGAACCTGATTGTCGTGGAGCCCTTCGGCGGGGAGAGCCTGCCACCATCGGAACGGATCTATCTCGGCGGCACCAACACGGTTCGAGGGTTTAAGACCTTTCACCTGAGCCCTATCGATCCTGAAACAGGGGAACGGGTCGGCGGTAACAAGGCCATCTACTTCAATAACGAGGTAGTGTTTCCCATCTATGAGCCACTGGGTGTGAAGGGCTTATTGTTTTTCGATGCGGGCAATGTCTGGAAAGAGGGGGAGAGTCTCTCACTGGATCTGCGGCCGACCGCAGGGGGCGGAGTTCGTGTTGCCACCCCCTTTGGGCTGGTGCGGGTTGAATGGGGTCTCAACCTGGATAAGCAGCCGGGGGAGTCGAGTAGCGCCGTGCACTTGACGGTCGGATCGTTGTTTTAG
- a CDS encoding ABC transporter ATP-binding protein, producing the protein MSEFIRADGVHKSFRIDGGTVEVLKGVDLSIEKGEFIAIVGPSGAGKSTFLHLLGALDRPTAGEIFYENAGLGQMDDRRLAGFRNRTVGFIFQFHHLLPEFTALENVMMPLLVARRNLPQAREVAASLLRDVGLESRLSHRPSELSGGEQQRVAIARALGVDPKVVLADEPTGNLDTKTGDATFELLQWLNRERGLTFVMVTHNEKLAHRSDRIVTILDGRIAEKA; encoded by the coding sequence ATGAGTGAGTTCATCAGGGCCGATGGCGTCCATAAGTCATTCCGGATCGATGGCGGAACAGTTGAGGTCCTGAAGGGTGTTGACCTCAGTATTGAAAAGGGAGAATTTATCGCAATCGTGGGACCTTCCGGGGCCGGCAAGAGTACGTTCCTGCATCTGCTCGGCGCCTTGGATCGCCCAACCGCAGGTGAGATTTTCTATGAGAATGCCGGTCTCGGACAAATGGACGATAGGCGACTGGCGGGCTTTCGTAACCGGACTGTCGGTTTTATCTTTCAGTTCCATCATCTGTTGCCGGAGTTTACCGCGCTGGAAAATGTCATGATGCCGCTCCTGGTGGCGCGTCGGAATCTGCCACAGGCGCGAGAGGTCGCCGCGTCCCTGCTGAGAGACGTGGGGCTCGAGTCCAGGCTTTCGCATCGCCCTTCCGAGCTCTCCGGCGGGGAGCAACAACGGGTTGCGATCGCCAGGGCCCTGGGTGTTGATCCCAAGGTCGTTCTTGCCGACGAACCGACCGGGAACCTCGATACCAAGACAGGCGATGCGACCTTTGAGCTGCTCCAGTGGCTGAATCGAGAGCGCGGTCTCACCTTTGTGATGGTCACCCACAATGAGAAGTTAGCCCATCGGTCGGATCGGATCGTGACGATATTGGATGGTCGAATAGCAGAGAAGGCTTGA